The Gemmata palustris genome includes a region encoding these proteins:
- a CDS encoding ABC transporter ATP-binding protein, whose protein sequence is MPAIVSVVDLVKNYYMGTQTVHVLKGLNLSFDEGDFVALMGPSGSGKSTLLNVLGCLDRPTSGHYYLGDVDVSEMDDDQLSEVRSTYLGFIFQSYNLLPQYTVVENIELPLLYQGIKLDEATKARCVALAELVGLGERLDHRPLQLSGGQQQRVAVARSLVNDPHLILGDEPTGNLDSKTSVEIMQMLRELNRTGKTIIMVTHENDIAAWARRVVRLRDGRVESDVRNDTRTVMEIG, encoded by the coding sequence ATGCCTGCCATCGTCAGTGTCGTCGATCTGGTCAAGAACTATTACATGGGGACGCAGACCGTTCACGTCCTCAAGGGACTGAACCTGTCGTTCGACGAGGGCGACTTCGTTGCACTGATGGGGCCGTCCGGGTCGGGGAAGTCCACGCTGCTCAACGTCCTCGGCTGCCTCGACCGCCCCACCAGCGGGCACTACTACCTCGGCGACGTGGACGTGTCCGAAATGGACGACGACCAACTCTCCGAGGTCCGCAGCACCTACCTCGGGTTCATCTTCCAGTCGTACAACCTGCTGCCGCAGTACACGGTCGTCGAGAACATCGAGTTACCGCTGCTCTACCAGGGCATCAAGCTCGACGAGGCGACGAAGGCCCGGTGCGTCGCGCTGGCGGAACTCGTCGGCCTCGGCGAGCGCCTCGACCACCGGCCCCTCCAACTCTCCGGCGGTCAGCAGCAGCGCGTCGCGGTGGCGCGGAGCCTGGTGAACGACCCGCACCTGATCCTGGGCGACGAGCCGACGGGTAACCTCGACTCGAAGACCAGCGTCGAGATCATGCAGATGCTCCGGGAACTGAACCGGACCGGCAAGACCATCATCATGGTGACGCACGAGAACGACATCGCGGCCTGGGCGCGGCGCGTCGTGCGCCTGCGCGACGGGCGCGTCGAATCGGACGTGCGCAACGACACCCGCACCGTCATGGAGATCGGCTGA
- a CDS encoding CobW family GTP-binding protein: MPATATDRVPVTVLTGFLGAGKTTLLNHILTANHGKRIAVIENEFGEVGVDQDLVINSEEEIFEMNNGCICCTVRGDLIRILGNLMKRRDKFDYILIETTGMADPGPVAQTFFMDDEVQAKTMIDGIVTLVDAKHVLLHWDSHEVQEQIAFADVILLNKIDLVTPHELEKLEKLIRKMNATAKIHHTKNAEVNLDRVLNVRGFDLDRILEHEPEFLKNGGHKHEHHEHAHDAKGHENCDHDHGHCEHEHAHEKDHAKCDHDHGHCEHEHDHDHGKTHSLKVHEEEVPDHVHDSSVSSVGITVAGELDAKKLNRWMSELLQAKGPDIFRMKGVLSIKNEPNRFVFQGVHMLFDGKLDKPWGKAPRSNKLIFIGRNLDREALTEGFKSCLA, encoded by the coding sequence ATGCCCGCGACCGCGACCGACCGCGTGCCCGTCACCGTACTCACCGGCTTTCTCGGCGCCGGCAAGACCACGCTTCTGAATCACATCCTCACGGCCAACCACGGCAAGCGGATCGCCGTCATCGAGAACGAGTTCGGCGAGGTGGGCGTCGATCAGGATCTGGTCATCAACTCGGAAGAAGAAATCTTCGAGATGAACAACGGGTGCATCTGCTGCACCGTGCGCGGCGACCTCATTCGCATCCTCGGCAACCTGATGAAGCGCCGGGACAAGTTCGACTACATCCTCATCGAGACGACCGGCATGGCCGACCCCGGTCCGGTCGCCCAAACGTTCTTCATGGACGACGAGGTGCAGGCGAAGACCATGATTGATGGCATCGTCACGCTCGTGGACGCCAAGCACGTCCTCTTGCACTGGGACTCGCACGAGGTGCAGGAGCAGATCGCGTTCGCGGACGTGATCCTGCTCAACAAGATCGACCTCGTGACGCCCCACGAACTGGAGAAGCTCGAAAAGCTGATCCGCAAGATGAACGCGACCGCGAAGATCCACCACACGAAGAACGCGGAGGTGAACCTCGACCGCGTGCTGAACGTGAGGGGCTTCGACCTCGACCGCATCCTCGAACACGAACCCGAATTCCTCAAGAACGGTGGTCACAAGCACGAGCACCACGAGCACGCGCACGACGCCAAGGGCCACGAGAACTGCGACCACGATCACGGGCACTGTGAACACGAACACGCGCACGAAAAGGATCACGCGAAGTGCGATCACGATCACGGGCACTGCGAGCACGAACACGACCACGACCACGGTAAGACGCACTCCCTGAAGGTGCACGAAGAGGAAGTGCCGGACCACGTTCACGACTCGTCGGTGTCGAGCGTGGGGATCACGGTCGCGGGCGAGTTGGACGCGAAGAAGCTGAACCGGTGGATGAGCGAGCTGCTCCAGGCGAAGGGGCCGGACATCTTCCGCATGAAGGGCGTGCTGAGCATCAAGAACGAGCCGAACCGGTTCGTGTTCCAGGGCGTTCACATGCTGTTCGACGGCAAGCTCGACAAACCGTGGGGCAAGGCCCCGCGCTCCAATAAACTGATCTTCATCGGCCGCAACCTCGACCGCGAAGCCCTCACGGAAGGCTTCAAGAGTTGCCTGGCGTGA
- a CDS encoding ABC transporter permease: MFGFSLSGNTVLIIIASVFGALAALVALAFVTGATTHLPFAANTAKLQRSVSLAVKSLWLHKLRSVLSVLGIIIGTCSVISLMSFGEGSMQDALDDIKRQGATNIIVRSAKPPDDSATASKGFVTSYGLVRDDLERFSTLTSDGAVTRIVPMRVFPSEARYLERLVNARVIGTVPDYQIVNKLELSRGRFLTDNDDSDLENYCVLGSEAADKLFPYEDALGQTVGMRSHFFLVVGVLKERMPTGGSGGSQAAEDYNRDIYIPIRTSRRRFGEVISIRTAGARMNEKVEYSQVTLTVDAEVDTPAGRAKVQAVGNEIKGMLERKHPKKDWAVTVPLDKLEEAERAQTRFTLLMAMIASISLLVGGIGIMNIMLATVTERTREIGIRRALGAKRKDIVMQFLVEAVVQTTIGGLCGAALGVASVYAVPAVWDVLRGWWPGSAALPAKLHVLSIFLSVGVSILVGMCFGLYPAWRAAKLDPIEALRHE; the protein is encoded by the coding sequence ATGTTCGGGTTCAGTCTCTCCGGCAATACGGTCCTGATTATTATCGCGTCGGTGTTCGGGGCGCTGGCCGCGCTGGTGGCCCTCGCGTTCGTGACCGGGGCGACGACGCACCTGCCGTTCGCGGCCAACACCGCGAAACTGCAGCGGAGCGTGTCGCTCGCGGTCAAGAGCCTCTGGCTCCACAAGTTGCGCTCGGTCCTCTCGGTCCTCGGCATCATCATCGGTACGTGCTCCGTCATCTCGCTGATGTCGTTCGGCGAGGGGTCCATGCAGGACGCGCTCGACGACATCAAGCGCCAGGGCGCGACCAACATCATCGTGCGCAGTGCCAAACCGCCGGACGACTCGGCCACCGCGTCGAAGGGGTTCGTCACCAGTTACGGTTTGGTCCGCGACGACCTAGAGCGGTTCAGCACGCTCACCTCCGACGGGGCCGTGACGCGGATCGTGCCCATGCGCGTGTTCCCGAGCGAGGCGCGGTACCTGGAGCGGCTCGTGAACGCCCGCGTGATCGGGACCGTGCCCGATTATCAAATCGTGAACAAACTCGAACTCTCGCGCGGCCGGTTCCTCACCGACAACGACGACAGCGATCTGGAGAACTACTGCGTCCTCGGTTCGGAGGCGGCCGACAAGCTGTTCCCCTACGAGGACGCGCTCGGCCAGACGGTCGGGATGCGCAGCCACTTCTTCCTCGTCGTCGGCGTCCTGAAGGAGCGGATGCCGACCGGCGGGTCCGGCGGGAGTCAGGCCGCGGAGGACTACAACCGCGACATCTACATCCCGATCCGCACCAGTCGGCGCCGGTTCGGGGAGGTGATTTCGATCCGCACGGCCGGCGCCCGCATGAACGAGAAGGTCGAGTACAGCCAGGTCACGCTCACCGTGGACGCGGAAGTCGATACGCCGGCGGGTCGCGCGAAGGTGCAGGCGGTCGGCAACGAGATCAAGGGGATGCTGGAGCGCAAGCACCCCAAGAAGGACTGGGCCGTGACCGTGCCGCTGGACAAACTGGAAGAGGCCGAGCGCGCCCAAACGCGGTTCACGCTCCTCATGGCGATGATCGCGTCCATCTCGCTCCTGGTCGGCGGCATCGGGATCATGAACATCATGCTCGCTACGGTGACGGAACGTACCCGCGAGATCGGGATTCGCCGCGCGCTCGGGGCGAAGCGGAAGGACATCGTCATGCAGTTCCTCGTCGAAGCGGTGGTCCAGACCACCATCGGTGGGCTGTGCGGGGCGGCGCTGGGGGTCGCCTCAGTGTACGCGGTCCCGGCCGTTTGGGACGTGCTCCGGGGCTGGTGGCCCGGTAGTGCCGCGCTGCCGGCAAAGCTCCACGTTCTGTCGATCTTCCTGTCGGTCGGGGTGTCGATCCTGGTCGGGATGTGTTTCGGGCTGTACCCCGCGTGGCGCGCCGCGAAGCTCGACCCGATCGAGGCACTGCGACACGAGTAA